The genomic window CGTAAAAAAAGCGGCTTAACTTGATCGAAGTAGAATTTTCCCACctaaaatgaagaaaaagcaAGAGATTTATAGTTCGAGGTAAAACGCACCACATTCGTGAATCATCAATCAAGTTGCACTTCGATGCCATAGGCAGTACCTTTTTAATCACTTTTCCTAAAAAGCTTCTTAATCATCTAATCCGAGTAAAAGTAAGAGCGTGTGCTTTCGGTATGTTAAAGTACTTTGCAATGATATGACATGCGTATTGGTGGCATATTTTCTTTCCCAACACAAATCAAGCACCAGACTTTCTTCTACTTTCAATTTCGGCCGGTTATGTCGGTGTTTGCTCTCACTAGACCAGTTGGTAAAGACAGTTTTCTTACGGTCTACCAAAAAAGCATTGTATTATTTGAGAGATGGTAAGGTTATGTGGCCAAAGGCAAAACAgcagcaaaatttttaatataagttttttcaaaagctttttctaagcggagtagCCCTTGGCTGTCGTTGGCAACATTTCGAGTGTTTCTATTATGAAAAGGTtatgagtgaaaattcatctgccgttCGTATTGTGAACGTTCGCcccttgtatgaattcacaatgatggTAAATTTCAGAATTTAATGTCAAAATGTGAAGAATTTAAGCTCAGATAGGGTGTTTTTGAAACAAactcttcaaccgaattctgaaatAGAACGTTCTTGAAAGAGCAGCCGAAACAAGGTGGTTTCTACTCAAAACTCGATTCTATATTAGGACGGAAGTGTTTTTTTTAAAGCGTAAGTAGTGATCTTAATATAACTCCAGGCAAAAGTACTCTGTTAGAACTcatttaataattaaattcagaaaatagaGTTCCCAGAAGGAATCGCGGAAGTTATATTCAGAGGTTTCCAATGTTTCTGCCTCCCTCTTTTATGTACGCTTATGATGCATAAAAACATACCTCAAACTCATGAAGCAGAAATTCATAGCCATGTATATACAATGTTAGTACATCAACTTTATGgcaagaaaaaattaataattgtaCTTCAGAAGTGCCTTCGACGGTAAATGGCGAGAAATTGAAATGGGAGCATATTAATTGCAATTTGTTGCAAATTTTAATTGCGCATTCGCCCCGTCACGTTTCATTAAACTCTTATCGAGCTAGACATTGTGCAGCGGAAATAAACGCCAAGCGTTACTAACTTAATACAACATGCTTTTAGGCGTATCGTTGTagcttatatgtatatatgcaatgAGAGCAAGCTTGTGcttataccagggatgcaccttaacgttaagctaatcgtttatcagaAAATTGCCAccatttccgttgaaacactttgaaatattatcgataaagaaattatcaagataaattgtatctcatttttaaccgaaacgaaaagctttcgttaacgttaaaaactttaacaaaaacgtgatactttatgtttgaattgtgctggcaatgctatagccatggtaaagcagtaaggtggtaacagcgagcggacatacacacacaaactccatgtaatttgtttgtgtaattcgttggtggtaatgtcaaaaatactctgaaaaatgttcgtactgtcaaaattcatgagagaaGTTGCAATCATATGGCTaaggctttcacctttaatgactccgccatcaatcagctttaccagcatagtttgaaattaataatcaacataaacgatttgatttggttttgatagggcagaaaacaaacaaaatcatttcgttaatttgacgttcttaacgttaataaacgaaacgaaatgactttgtctcgtttattaacgttaattatcgtaacgaaatgatatcggttcgttggttaagcatgcctggcttaTACCAACAGATAGAATTAGATGGCACAGTTTTATTCATAGATTTTAATAAAAACACTTACAAGCATACAAACAAAAGTACTCACCTCCATGTTAGATCCGTCTTGTGCCATTTGGGTCCCTGCAACACATACCGTTTCATACGATGATGAACGTATTGTAGATTATCTGGCGAAAAATTGGCAGTACGATTACTATCACCTACACCACAACGTGGTAGATGTATAAGTTTTCGTGTGGCCTCGTCTATTTCGCCAGTTTCCGGAATATTGCCAAATCGCtgcaaacaaaaatttgaaaaaaagcaaagcatgaataaatttttaaaaaagaatgGTTATTTGTGCATCAAATGATGGCTTTTATATTTACCTGCAAATTTCGTACGGCAGTTTTCAGCTGTTCTTCGGTTCGTAACGCTCCAGTCTCGATGTCCGACTTAGGCAGATAATCAAACTCCATCAAGTAATTGTACTGTAGATACGCAAACGTAAGTGATAGAGGAGAGAAAAAGATTATGCATTAGTTGTTTGTTTACCATGCCAAGTCGATACGTTGCTACTACACAAAGGAATAGCCTAAAATTATGCTAAACTTAATACCAGATATTGGCACAGTGGTGGGAATTCGTCATAAAATAAATGTATTAAGGCACCACCTGTACCAAAGAGGAAAATATctactaggaagtataaggtccATTGGACTAAGCCAAAGCTTTAAGGGGTaaccctgcaagaaaaatatagcacaaagtatctaggagttatactagatagtaagctgtcgtggaaactccatgtggaagagagagcaaagaaagcctccgcggcaatCTGTGCATGCAACAAGATGTTATAGGTAGCACATGAgtcctatcacccaaactctcaaTGGGTATTCACGGTAATTGTGAAACCAATActttatactatggagttcttgtttggtggacagccacacaaaaaagtacgtataccaaaaaactggAGGGGGTATGCAGTAGagatttacgccgatcactttatcggcggcggcggcgtaggctctattagtGGGTGGCGCGCCgtcgtacgccggtgttcttactttacaaagcttgatttttctatttaaaaaactaatatttaggagaggttttgtttgtatgtatttaaggaaatcaacgtgttggccatttcggagatCCGAGATTTTTGCCTCAAGAtatcgcagaccgttcaaaaattttcaggagtagctccttgcgggggGATTGTcactcgttcgcttactccagagaggctttgAACCTAACCCGATCTTTGGAATTggcactgctgcgtctgctgaaaagaaaaagagatacataaaatagtcac from Eurosta solidaginis isolate ZX-2024a chromosome 3, ASM4086904v1, whole genome shotgun sequence includes these protein-coding regions:
- the LOC137244194 gene encoding matrix metalloproteinase-2-like isoform X2 codes for the protein MFQNRMSNMTSIFALYLFLVVLFTSVEALTRHHHHHHVINDKSAVSEDIVYNYLMEFDYLPKSDIETGALRTEEQLKTAVRNLQRFGNIPETGEIDEATRKLIHLPRCGVGDSNRTANFSPDNLQYVHHRMKRYVLQGPKWHKTDLTWSFTALLDSVRAQ
- the LOC137244194 gene encoding matrix metalloproteinase-2-like isoform X1, which produces MFQNRMSNMTSIFALYLFLVVLFTSVEALTRHHHHHHVINDKSAVSEDIVYNYLMEFDYLPKSDIETGALRTEEQLKTAVRNLQRFGNIPETGEIDEATRKLIHLPRCGVGDSNRTANFSPDNLQYVHHRMKRYVLQGPKWHKTDLTWRYVTKKHKFIAMVGIGKNKFFSLVP
- the LOC137244194 gene encoding matrix metalloproteinase-2-like isoform X4, giving the protein MFQNRMSNMTSIFALYLFLVVLFTSVEALTRHHHHHHVINDKSAVSEDIVYNYLMEFDYLPKSDIETGALRTEEQLKTAVRNLQRFGNIPETGEIDEATRKLIHLPRCGVGDSNRTANFSPDNLQYVHHRMKRYVLQGPKWHKTDLTWSLVP
- the LOC137244194 gene encoding matrix metalloproteinase-2-like isoform X6: MFQNRMSNMTSIFALYLFLVVLFTSVEALTRHHHHHHVINDKSAVSEDIVYNYLMEFDYLPKSDIETGALRTEEQLKTAVRNLQRFGNIPETGEIDEATRKLIHLPRCGVGDSNRTANFSPDNLQYVHHRMKRYVLQGPKWHKTDLTWR
- the LOC137244194 gene encoding matrix metalloproteinase-2-like isoform X3 → MFQNRMSNMTSIFALYLFLVVLFTSVEALTRHHHHHHVINDKSAVSEDIVYNYLMEFDYLPKSDIETGALRTEEQLKTAVRNLQRFGNIPETGEIDEATRKLIHLPRCGVGDSNRTANFSPDNLQYVHHRMKRYVLQGPKWHKTDLTWSSFAIYT